The Fimbriimonadaceae bacterium genome has a segment encoding these proteins:
- a CDS encoding DUF448 domain-containing protein, with protein MLRLRLAPGREPTLGPAPGRSAYCCDTPECREGLTARGRLARAWRRPVDEGLLRAVRQVMECQQR; from the coding sequence CTGTTGCGGTTGCGGTTGGCACCGGGAAGGGAGCCCACACTCGGCCCCGCCCCGGGTCGGTCGGCATATTGCTGTGACACGCCAGAGTGCCGAGAGGGCCTGACCGCCCGCGGAAGACTGGCCAGGGCGTGGCGCCGCCCCGTGGACGAAGGCCTTCTCAGGGCCGTGCGCCAGGTGATGGAATGTCAGCAGAGGTAA
- the nusA gene encoding transcription termination/antitermination protein NusA, translating to MQQLQQIATERELPVDELKLELEQALAVAYKKYKGVAGDVTVRLDKTVNTGAVIEKEVVGEVLEPSFQMSLDVARKHRPEAQIGDFVAVEIDTQTFGRIAATTFKQVLQQKFHEAERRKMHDQFSELVGEVVSGQVSRREESSVLVQVNRMEVELPKREQVGTDDYRPNERLRLYILRIEDTSRGWKVIASRSHPNLLRKLLELEVPEIADGVVEIMSVAREPGQRSKVAVISHDERVDAVGSCVGPRGSRIQVIMDELRPEKIDIVPWAEEPRQFIINALSPAKVNSIKMNMEERSAYVIVPDTQLSLAIGRGGQNVRLAARLTDWKIDIRSEQQAQEERKGPAEDKS from the coding sequence ATGCAACAACTGCAACAGATCGCCACGGAAAGGGAACTTCCCGTCGACGAACTCAAGCTGGAATTGGAGCAGGCTCTGGCCGTCGCCTACAAGAAGTACAAAGGGGTCGCCGGTGATGTGACCGTGCGCCTGGACAAGACCGTCAACACCGGCGCGGTGATCGAAAAGGAGGTCGTCGGCGAGGTTTTGGAGCCGAGCTTCCAGATGAGCCTTGACGTCGCCCGCAAGCACCGGCCGGAAGCCCAGATCGGCGACTTCGTCGCGGTCGAGATCGACACCCAGACATTTGGCCGGATCGCGGCGACGACGTTCAAGCAGGTCTTGCAGCAGAAGTTCCATGAGGCGGAGCGGCGCAAGATGCACGACCAGTTCAGCGAACTCGTCGGAGAGGTCGTCAGCGGCCAAGTCAGCCGAAGGGAAGAGTCGAGCGTCCTTGTCCAGGTGAACCGGATGGAAGTCGAGTTGCCGAAGCGCGAGCAGGTCGGCACTGACGACTACCGGCCGAACGAGCGTCTGCGCCTCTACATTCTGCGGATCGAGGACACGAGCCGGGGTTGGAAGGTCATCGCCAGCCGGAGCCACCCGAACTTGCTCCGCAAGCTCTTGGAACTCGAGGTCCCCGAGATCGCGGACGGCGTGGTGGAGATCATGTCCGTCGCCCGGGAGCCGGGCCAGCGCAGCAAGGTGGCGGTCATCAGCCACGACGAGCGTGTGGACGCGGTGGGCTCGTGCGTCGGCCCGCGCGGCAGCCGGATCCAGGTGATCATGGACGAGCTCAGACCGGAGAAGATCGACATTGTGCCGTGGGCCGAAGAGCCGCGCCAGTTCATCATCAACGCCCTGAGCCCGGCCAAGGTGAACAGCATCAAGATGAACATGGAGGAGCGGTCGGCCTATGTCATCGTGCCAGACACCCAGTTGTCGTTGGCGATCGGCCGTGGTGGACAGAACGTCCGCCTTGCCGCGCGGTTGACGGATTGGAAGATCGACATCCGCAGTGAGCAGCAGGCCCAGGAAGAGCGGAAGGGCCCGGCGGAGGACAAGTCTTAA